ACTGCTCCGGGTTGAAGGCCAGGACCATGACCACGACGATGGGCGCGAACATGAAGATGTAAACAAGAAAGGTGTATATCTTGATGAGGGTCCAGCCGGATATTTTCATGATCTGCTCCTGGTTTCTCTAGTTGGCGCTCAGGCTTTTAAAAATCTGGTTGATGCCCAGGTAGCGATTGTAGACCCAGACGATGGTGCCCAGAAGAGCCAGGAGGATGACGCTGATGGCCGATCCAAAGGGCCAATCCAGGGTGCCGACGATCCGCTTGAAGATCAGATTGGAGATGAGGCTGTCGCCGGGTCCACCCAAAATCATGGGCGGGAGATAGGTGCCGGCCGTGAGGACGAAGACCAGGAGGCAGCCGGCGCTGACCCCGGGCAGGCTCAAGGGCAGGGTGACTTCCAGAAAGGCCTGCCATTCGGTGCAGCCCATGCTTTTGGCCGCTTCGTGGAGGCTTCTGTCGATGCCCTCCAGGCTGACGTAGATGTTCAGGATCATGA
This genomic stretch from Deltaproteobacteria bacterium harbors:
- a CDS encoding ABC transporter permease, producing the protein SLLLLLIMLPFWISFIIRTMSWVNILGDTGFINHTLLSLGLIDEPLSMLYHEGAVLMGLIQYLLPFMILNIYVSLEGIDRSLHEAAKSMGCTEWQAFLEVTLPLSLPGVSAGCLLVFVLTAGTYLPPMILGGPGDSLISNLIFKRIVGTLDWPFGSAISVILLALLGTIVWVYNRYLGINQIFKSLSAN